Below is a genomic region from Balaenoptera ricei isolate mBalRic1 chromosome 3, mBalRic1.hap2, whole genome shotgun sequence.
GAAATACACATGCGGGGGTAGCATCTGTATCTCAATCTCACACCCCCAAAAGAATAAGGTGTAGAGAAAAGACACTAGAATGATTACTACAGAATGAAGAACGTTAGAGCTCCCGCGGGGCCTTAGACATCATGTAGCCTGAGCTCCGCTTGCAGAGATGAGGGCGTGGAAGCCAAGCTCCCTGACCCGGCTAGTTGGTGTCCGAGGAGGGAGTTGTGGTCAGGTAGCCAGCTCTGCATTAGGCCAAACTAAAAACGTTTGGTCTCTTCTGTTTGCGTTGATAGCTGAGAGGGAATTTGTGGCCAGGATGAACCTGCGGTCCTACCTCTCGATCTAAGGGTGTCTCCTGAGGTTCCTGTGATGGATTTCAATGAACTGGTATCTCCAGGATCTTTTCTCCTGAATGGTCAAAGAGGAGGGCTGTTTGCAAGCATGAGGAGGACACATCTACATTCTTATTTGGTTGTGTTTGCTCTCCTGAGAGTGAAACAAGTACTTACCTGGATGAGATAAAGAGCTTGCTTTGGAGGGATAAAGTGCAGGCACCCTGGGACCTGGGAAGCagcatttccccctccccgtgcgaCTCCTCTGCTCTCAAGGAAAGTGTTTTCACTCACCTGTGGCAGCTGGAGCTCCAGCCCTGAAACTGACACTTCACTATCATATATTTCCCTCTGCGCTGGGGACACTTCTTGTATTAATACGATTAAACCAGCTTGTCAGTCCTCTGGTATGCTTTGAACACTTGAGGGAAAGCTGGCAGCTTCCTGGGGcttttccaaaagaaatatttgctaCTAAAAAGTGATTTCCACACACATCCCTGCCTCCCTTGATCAGGAGATAATTACTGGGCTGTTCAAGCTGCTGAAGCTGGGACCTGGCACAGCAAAGCATGAGCTGCTGCTAAGAATGCCAAAGCGGGCAGAGGAAGCCCCCGGATTTGCACCACCCCAGGCCTGCTCCACTCTTGCAAGCCTCCGTGAGGTCAGGGCATCTAAGTTCCCACAGAAACTAGTGCTGGTCTCCTTGGCTGGAGGGCTTGGATGCTTTCCTATTTTATCCAGCCTGAGTCCTTTTCAGAGGTTCAAATGAGGCAAGCTCTATGAAGACTGGAATTCTTCCTCCATGAAACACTgtaatttattcatatttcaacgaacatttattgagcactttacTCTAAACCTGGTGCCATACCAGGAACTGGTTTTATTCCATTCAGTGATTATTGATTGAGCATCTACTAGGTGCAGGGAGCTATGCTCCAATGCTATTCCCTGCAGGCCAGGAGCTCTATGTCTAGCAAAGGGCCTGTTGCTTGTTTCAGTGGCCCTACCCCGCACTTGAGGGCGGCTGGCAGAGTCAGACAGGCTGCGTGGCAGTCCTGGTGAGTCAAGGGTACAAGCAGAGTGCCCGAATGGCTCTAAGACTCTTTAGCCAGTAATGCtttcagaatagaaaagaaaagcccCTTAGCTTCAACGAGCTCACCTAAGATATAGGCAGAGCTAGACTCCtgccaaaagaaacagaaacaccaGGGGAGAGATTCTCTCTCAGGATTCGTCAGTGCTCACGCAGATGTAACCAAActgtgaaatggaaagaaaaagagtatTTCACCCTAGCTCtggtgaatttttttcaaaacgaCTTcattcttctccatgcctggccACCTCCTCCAAACCCACCTGCCACTGAGGTTAGAGAATTTGGTTGATGCAATCACATAAGCTTCTCCAGAGGACAAAGGGAGAGGGTAAgttagagaggagaggaaggttgGAAACTGCCTGATTTTCACGTGACACAGAAGAAACAGAAGCCGTGGAATTATTCTGACTTCACAAGCAGGGTGCAACAGCCACTGGGAGGACAAGGGCGACAGTTCACAGGGATCAGGGGAAATCTCTTGCCGTGGCAGATAATTAATACACTAAAACTCACAACCAAAGGCAGAAATGGAAGCTGTAATTACCCAAGTGCTTTCAGAGTGGGCCCTGGAGAGGAGATAAAGTGGGCGGTCCTTACTTTCACAGCTGCTGATGGCCCAGTGGGGATGGCCCGTCTGTCCCCATGGGGTTGGCTACAGTTGTCGGCCTATCTCCCACCTCCCCGCTCACTCACAAGGCTCCCTGCTCATGGGCAGCAGTCCCCACAGCTGTGCACTCGTGGGGCATCAGGACAATGTGGCCAGGTGTTCCTGTGTCCTCAGAGGTCCCTGTCAAGTCTCATAAAATCAAGACcatttgagggcagggactagaCCTTCAAGTTCCTTTCAGATTACTAGGACTTAGCTCAGTAAGAGccccataaatatttgctgagtgactgATCCTTCCCTGCAACATTCCTGTATCTCCTGGCCAGGGACCACTGGTGGGGTCTCAGCATCGGCTGCCAGGGCTTTGTGAGAACAACACACAGACACGGTTTCTTAGAAACGGGAAGTTCCTCACCGATTTACTCAAAGGGATGTACGCTGGAGAGTGAAACCCCAACTAAATTATAAATCACATTTCAAAGGGACAGTTGAAAACACCAAAGCTTTTTCCTAATGATCGCTGGATCGTGTAACCAAAGCATCAGATTGAATCCTAGAGTCATATCAGGTTTACCTGTACGCCGAGTTACTTTCTGTATTTGCCCCTTATCTGTGGTGGGAATCTGACATTTCAGCTACATGTCAGAGCAGAATTACGCCAGCGAAGCCCATAGGCAGCTAGTATTCCATTGTTAGAACCTACACTTTTATACCGGATATGTGATTTTATACCGGCTACGTGATGAAGATTTAATAAGACTAGAAGGAGAACAAATGAAGTGATTAGGAAGAAATATGTCCTTTTGTTtccattcattaattttatttctaattattttccttCTATCTATCTTCCACTGCAGAAGGAATAAGCAAATGCAAACTTGTCTTCTCTTTTCCATGGCAGTAAGAACTATTTCTGAGAAAGCAAAACTCTCTTTCTGACCTTGACTAGAAAAGCAAACAGGAAAGGGAGGGAATGATAATAAGTGAGGATAAATATATGTTCAACACTGCTTTGTCCTCTGATCAGGAAAACGGTGGGGCGAGCTGGCATGTCCACTTGAAGCAACTTTCCAAGTTTTGGTTATCACTGCCAGAGCACCGCCGGCTCCAAGGCTCTGGTATACGCCCACACCCAGAAAGGATGCCCGAGGCACTCACCAAAGCACCGAGCCCCGCAAGGAATACATCAAGGAacagtcccttcaggctgtccaAAGGGCAGCCCTGGAAaggcaggaagaccctggactccGGCAATAACAGAACCTGAAATCCAGCTCTGACCCCTTCCAGCTGTGCAGCATGGGCAAATGACTTAACTCTTCTAAGGCTCACttctctataaaataggaataacatCACCACCTATCTTCCTGGCgtttctgtgaggattaaaggggTCAATGAATGCAAACTGCTGAGCCAGTGCATGGCACCAAATAGACAGAAAATATGGTGGCCTTCATTGTgatcgttattattattataaaatctaCTCTGGCCCCATCCTCCTTTCTACCACCCTCTGTGTAACTTAGGAACTTAAAGcagacaacaacaacagcagcaaaactAACCACCActcagaggaaatgaaaaacaacaacagagtCACAGCGCCCCCTGACACGCATAACAATTTGATACTTGAAGGATGCCACGAGGATGTCAATAGGAAAGATCTTTATGGACCAACTTCTGCATGCAACACACAGCATCAGGCACCATCACAGAAATAATTACACCTCTCCTACTAACAGTTAATGTTTATTGTGATGGCTCCCTCCAGAACTTACAGGAAATAAAACATAGTATCTGGATTGGCCCTTCTGGACATGTTATGCTTTCGATGCTTTCGATCTCAATTATCCACgcaactggattttaaaaaatgtgtttgtggGTCTGTGCAGCCCCGTCATTCCGTTGCCTCATATTAAGTTCCCAGCCAGAGATTCCTTCTCACCCTGCTCTTTGCAAAGGGCCCCAAGCACAGCTCTCTACATTTACCCAGATCGCATTCCAGCCTGTTAGATTTGTCTCATTATTCTCGACTCTCGGCTTCTCCTGGATCCCAACTTGGTTGTCCACTGTACTCATGCTCAACCACAGTTCTTATGGCATCTGGAATGTGAATATGGCTTTGGCAGCTTCCTCCAAGTCACACCACTAGAAAGTGGAACATGGGCAGGAAGCTAGACAAGATGTTAACTCAAACGGGGACATGCCCCCAAACTCTTAAGTCTTACATGGGTCCATTGAAGACTTCACCAGTTGGTGCACACTTGCTGTGCTTACTCCTCCACTCCTTGTCACCCTGAATGAGCTAGTCTTTCTCAGCTCCCTTGCAACTATGTCTGTGGGCTGCATAGGAGGAAAGCTGGGCCAGGGAGCTGGGAAGTGGTTGAGGACCATAGCGTGAGCACAGAGCATCCCAaggtgaagtgtgtgtgtgtgtgtgtgtgtgtgcacgtgcaaaGGGGGGGGGGTGTTTTAGAAACAAGAGGGTGGTGGAAATGAGACCAGTGAAaatctattctggagaacattAAGCTAATGGACTTCAGAGCTTCCAGTCTGTGGAGGGAGATAAATTGGAAACGTTCgagagattaaataattcagGGCTGAGCCTGCCCGCCACACTGTCTGTTCCTAAGTGGCTGGTGGTCCCCAGGCTCTATCAGATAACACATCTTCATCAGTTGGCTTCCAAGCAGAGTTAGCCCCATGAAGCTGTCTTTCTTTTAAAAGGTGCCCTTGCCAGCTCCCCTGGGACACAGGCACATGAAGTGGCACTTTCTCTTCAATAACCTGTCATCAAAGAGGCATCTCTCGGGCACTCGGCGGCGACCACTGAGCAGACCTTACTTTGCTGGCTCGCAACTCGCTCCGCTTCTTCTGCAGCCATGTCTGACAAACCCGATATGGCTGAGATTGAGAAATTCGATAAGTCgaaactgaagaaaacagaaacgaGAGAGAAAAATCCACTGCCTTCACAAGAAACGATTGAACAGGAGAAGCAAGCAGGCGAGTCGTAATGAGGCGCGCGCCGCCAGTTCGCACTGTACATTCCACGAGCATTGCCttcttattttacttcttttagctgtttaactttgtaagatgCAAAGAGGTTGGATCAAGTTTAAATGACTGTGCTGTCCCTTTTCACATCAAAGAATGGAGAACTACTGACCACGAAGGCCGCGCCTGCCTCCCACCCGCCTGTCTGGCtggcagggaaggaaaagaacttGCATGTTGGTgaaggaaggaggctgggtgGGATGACAGGGAAATCTAGAGTAAAGAGCAAGCTGGTCCAGGGTGTCCTGCGGGCTGTAAAATGCAGTTTAATCagagtgccattttttttttttgttgttgttcaaatgattttaattattggaatgcacaatttttttaatatgcaaaaaaaaagttttaaaacctaaaaaaaaaaaaaaaaaaaaaaaaaaaaaaaaaaaaaagaggcatctCTCCCATTACCTCTGGGGAGAGGTAAGTGCTTCATCCCAGCAGGAGGCAAAGCCCAGTGCTCTGGGTGCAGATCTGCTGTCCAGAACTCAGGGCTGTCCCCAACCCCACCTGACCAATGGGAGGAGATGAGTCTTCTTTACAAGGCCTTAAACATATTTGAGAAACCTGAGGAAAGGCCTTTTAAGAAGGTGCTGGAGGGGCGGAGAAGCCAGTAATTTGGGTCCTCTTCCCTAATCTTCAGAGGTGATCTTGCACAAGGCAAAGAAACATAATAAAGTGAATCCAAGAATTGAGGGGATGAGAACAAAATAAACTTATTTCCACCTTTTCTCCTACATACTTAAAAAACatcttattatgaaaaatttcaaacacacacaagAGTAAACTGACTAGTATAACAAGCACCAAGGCACCCAACTCCAGCAATTATCTGCCTGTGGCCAATCTTCTTCCACCTTTAcctgcttccccctcctccccacattGTGTCAAAGGAAATCCCAGCCATCATAAAATTCgcttgtaaatatttcagtatatatttctaaaagaCAAGGTTTCTTCAAAAAAACATAATTGTAATACCATCATCACATTAATAGTGATTTAATGGGCAGAGATGAGCAATGTTTCCTAGAACATTAACAGTAATTCTCTAATAGCTTCACATATCCAGTGCTGCGGTCTGAATCTTTATGTCTTTTCGAAATTCGTACATTGagatcctaacccccaaagatgacggtattaggaagtggggcctttgggaggtgcttaagtcatgagggtggagccttcatgaacgggattagtgccctcataaaagaggctccagagataTCCCTTATCCTTTCATCTTGTAGGGCACAGGGAGAAGTCATGGCTGTGAATCAGGAAGTAGGCCCTCAACAGGCTGTGACCCCGTTAGTACCTTgaacttggacttcccagcctctagaactgtgggaaataaatttctgttgtttataagccacccagtgtgtagtattttgttatagcagcctgaatggactaagatatCCAATTAGCATTCAAATGTCTgactctgtgtgttttttttaagtaattaatttttaaaaatttttattggagtatagttgctttaaaatgtgttaatttctagtgtacagcaaagtgaatcagctatacgtatacatatatcccctcttttttggatttccttcccatttaggtcaccacagagcactgagtagagttccttgagctatacagtaggttctcattagttctcATTGAtacacatagtatcaatagtgtatctatgtcaatcccaatctcccaattcatccctccccccctttcccccccttggtgtccatacgtttgttctctacgtctgtgtctctatttctgctttgcaaataagatcatctataccgtttttctagattccacatatatccaCATGGTTTTTACAACACTTTTCTGATGAGGCCTGCATCACCTCCAGGGTGGCCGGGAGGACACCATCCTAGTGCACATCCTTGTGTGCGTAGCTGGCATGGGGTACATGCTCGCAGAGCACATCCTGTACTGGGTGGAGGGAAATCCATTTCATGTTGCATTTACATCCCCCAGCACAGAGGAGCACTCCCATTAAAGCACTTCCCTGATTTCCGGAGCCACAGGCAGCTTCAGAAAGCCAAATACTTTGGAAGGCCACCAGGGACCAATCTCACTCCGCCTTCAGGACAGCTCAGTACTCAATCAGCTGACACCTCCGTCCTGTTTGCAGTGTCACTGGACGGACTCTACCCCCCTTGTCCAGTCCCTCCCTGCTGGGGCTGATGTCCTGGCTGACACTTCTGTTGGATGTGGAGTGATGGGGGGCAGCACGTAGAAAggcataaatattagctattccaCTTGCCCTCCTTTTGACTTTCTCAACTAGTGAGAGCTAAAATGTTAATGAGTGCTAAAGGTGTCCATCTTAGGTAACAGATTTGTAATAAGATGTGTAAATTACAAACTATGTTCCAGGTAAATTACAAACAGATTTGCAATAAGACTGTGTAAATTACAAACAATGTGCTGGGAGGGGACACAAGGATGAATGAACAGACATTCAGGTCCCTGTCTTTGAGAGGTTTGGAATCTAACAAAAAATATACATGAATTAGCCTGCCATAATGGGCTAGAGGTGCTGAGTGGTCGCTGAGGAAGGAGCAATTAGGACTTAATTCTGCCAGGAAAGGAGGTGGTGGTGCTGCCTGGGAAAGCTTTACCGAGGAAGGTTACCTCTGAACTGAAGGATTAGCCAGATTTTACCAGGCAGAGGAAGGCAAGAAAGGG
It encodes:
- the LOC132362330 gene encoding thymosin beta-4 produces the protein MSDKPDMAEIEKFDKSKLKKTETREKNPLPSQETIEQEKQAGES